One Mycobacteroides salmoniphilum DNA segment encodes these proteins:
- a CDS encoding aldehyde dehydrogenase family protein, producing the protein MTDVQIESPVDQALQDLAEGEKAWAETSLADRLQLLADTRQRVIDNAQQWVHAAAFQIKKLDPDSPLVGEEWISGPYAVAGAIASLIASLEQLQAGHSPLRDAKFGVTPGGRTTVSVLPLNIFDSLLLSGFSAELWLQPGVDQAEALRTAGLAQRDPSHTHGVGAVLGAGNITSIAPLDTLYELFANNRVVALKLNPITDPLLPVFTQVLQPFIAIGAVRILTGGADVGTYLVHHQLVDHVHMTGSSVTHDAIVFGTGDEGAQRKAANQPVLDKAITSELGGVSPTIVVPGTWSSSDIEFQTRHIATQRLHNNGYNCIASQVVVLSKAWPQRDEFLAALRKAVDEAPPRPAYYPGSDDRVAGAQQSYPDAERLGENGARVLVVDPEDRTALLRTEYFGPVLGVIELDIANDPDGALFIQEAARVANDEFVGTLGVNVLAHPDTIKALGSDFDTLVENLRYGTVAINAWTGVGYLTPSATWGAFPGHVLNDVQSGIGVVHNGFLVEKPERTVVRGPFRPFPRSFAHGEWALSPKPPWFVSNATAAGTGELLVDFASKPSLLKVPKIFISALRG; encoded by the coding sequence ATGACCGACGTGCAGATCGAATCCCCCGTCGACCAGGCCCTGCAGGACTTGGCCGAAGGCGAAAAAGCCTGGGCTGAAACCTCTTTGGCAGATCGTTTGCAGCTACTGGCGGATACTCGCCAGCGCGTGATCGACAACGCCCAGCAATGGGTGCACGCCGCGGCTTTCCAGATCAAGAAGCTCGATCCGGATTCCCCGCTGGTCGGCGAGGAGTGGATCTCGGGCCCGTACGCCGTCGCGGGGGCCATTGCCTCCCTGATCGCCAGTCTGGAGCAGCTCCAAGCCGGGCACAGCCCGCTTCGCGACGCCAAGTTCGGTGTTACCCCCGGTGGACGTACGACGGTTTCGGTGTTGCCGCTCAACATCTTTGACAGCTTGCTGCTGTCGGGATTCAGTGCCGAACTATGGCTGCAGCCCGGCGTCGACCAGGCCGAGGCCCTGCGCACCGCGGGCCTGGCGCAACGCGATCCCAGCCACACCCATGGTGTCGGCGCGGTGCTCGGTGCCGGCAACATCACCTCGATCGCGCCCCTGGACACCCTGTATGAACTGTTCGCCAACAACCGCGTGGTGGCGCTGAAGCTCAATCCCATCACCGACCCGCTCTTGCCGGTGTTCACGCAGGTGCTGCAGCCCTTCATCGCGATCGGCGCGGTGCGGATTCTGACCGGTGGAGCCGATGTCGGTACCTACCTGGTGCACCACCAGCTGGTCGATCACGTCCACATGACCGGCAGCTCGGTCACCCACGACGCGATCGTTTTCGGCACCGGCGACGAGGGCGCGCAACGCAAGGCCGCCAACCAGCCGGTCCTGGACAAGGCCATCACCAGCGAGCTCGGCGGCGTTTCGCCAACCATCGTGGTGCCCGGCACGTGGAGCTCTTCCGACATCGAGTTCCAGACCCGCCACATCGCCACCCAGCGGTTGCACAACAACGGCTACAACTGCATCGCCTCGCAGGTTGTGGTGCTCTCCAAGGCATGGCCACAGCGTGACGAGTTCCTTGCCGCGCTGCGCAAGGCCGTCGACGAGGCGCCGCCCCGGCCCGCCTACTACCCCGGTTCGGACGACAGGGTGGCCGGCGCACAACAGTCCTACCCCGACGCCGAGCGCCTCGGCGAGAACGGCGCGCGCGTGCTCGTCGTCGACCCCGAAGATCGCACGGCCCTACTGCGTACCGAGTACTTCGGACCGGTCCTCGGCGTCATCGAACTTGATATCGCCAATGACCCGGACGGAGCCCTCTTCATCCAGGAGGCAGCCCGAGTCGCCAATGACGAATTCGTCGGAACCCTCGGGGTGAACGTCCTCGCGCATCCCGACACCATCAAGGCGCTGGGATCGGATTTCGACACCCTGGTCGAGAACCTGCGGTACGGCACCGTGGCCATCAACGCCTGGACCGGCGTGGGCTATCTGACCCCCTCCGCCACCTGGGGCGCGTTCCCCGGCCACGTCCTGAACGATGTACAGAGCGGGATCGGGGTCGTGCACAACGGTTTCCTCGTCGAGAAGCCGGAACGCACCGTGGTGCGCGGCCCGTTCCGGCCGTTCCCGCGGTCTTTTGCACACGGAGAGTGGGCGCTGTCCCCGAAGCCGCCGTGGTTCGTGAGCAATGCCACCGCGGCGGGCACCGGCGAACTGCTGGTCGACTTCGCCAGCAAGCCCAGCCTGCTGAAGGTGCCGAAGATCTTCATTTCCGCGCTCCGCGGCTGA
- a CDS encoding O-methyltransferase yields MTLSQSVWTDTDDYLERTVATDAAELDHIRQAQQEGGLPDIAVSAAQGKFLYLLATIAKASRVLEIGTLGGYSTAWLAKAVGPDGAVVTLEFEPKHASVAQASLERAGLAERVEVLVGPALDSLPSVEGPFDLVFIDADKSNNPGYLDWALRLTRPGAVIVVDNVIRWISEEGPNAEGTRQALERLGSDPRLDATALQTVGVKGWDGLAIAVVR; encoded by the coding sequence GTGACTCTCTCCCAATCAGTGTGGACCGACACCGACGACTACCTGGAGCGCACCGTCGCCACCGACGCTGCCGAGCTGGACCACATCCGCCAGGCGCAGCAGGAAGGCGGCCTGCCCGATATCGCGGTATCGGCCGCTCAGGGCAAGTTCCTGTACTTGTTGGCCACGATTGCCAAGGCCAGCCGGGTGCTGGAGATCGGCACGCTCGGCGGGTACAGCACCGCATGGCTCGCCAAGGCGGTCGGCCCTGACGGCGCGGTGGTGACGCTGGAGTTCGAGCCCAAACATGCTTCCGTCGCACAGGCCAGTCTGGAGCGCGCCGGACTCGCCGAACGTGTGGAGGTCCTGGTGGGCCCGGCTCTCGACTCGCTGCCCTCGGTCGAGGGACCGTTCGATCTGGTGTTCATCGATGCCGACAAATCCAACAACCCGGGCTATCTCGATTGGGCGTTGCGGCTCACACGGCCCGGGGCAGTAATCGTGGTGGACAACGTGATTCGCTGGATCTCGGAAGAGGGTCCGAACGCCGAAGGGACTCGCCAGGCGCTGGAGCGGCTGGGTTCTGATCCACGTCTGGATGCCACTGCGCTGCAGACAGTGGGCGTCAAAGGCTGGGACGGGCTGGCGATCGCCGTCGTGCGCTAG
- a CDS encoding TIGR04338 family metallohydrolase codes for MSDQPRSQPDVFARARHPRDSQRAKVYAAEEFVRTMFERAASHSQRDIDFFGTRLTLPPEARFASVESVQRYVDDVLALVTSRWSAGPVTVRARRGATAAHYERDGDRAAIAVPDDRNGSAWAMRELVILHELAHHLCSQDGPAHGHQFITLYPELAGLAMGPEVEFVLRTVYAREGVR; via the coding sequence CTGAGCGATCAGCCACGGTCACAGCCCGATGTCTTCGCGCGAGCGCGTCATCCGCGTGATTCTCAGCGCGCCAAGGTGTACGCGGCCGAGGAGTTCGTGCGCACCATGTTTGAGCGGGCGGCGAGTCACAGTCAGCGCGATATCGATTTCTTCGGCACCCGGCTGACGCTCCCGCCCGAGGCGCGCTTCGCGTCGGTCGAATCGGTGCAGCGTTATGTCGATGACGTGCTGGCCCTCGTGACGAGTAGATGGTCTGCCGGACCCGTGACGGTGCGTGCCCGTCGCGGTGCGACGGCGGCACATTACGAGCGCGACGGAGACCGGGCGGCGATCGCCGTTCCCGACGATCGCAACGGGAGCGCTTGGGCCATGCGGGAACTGGTCATTCTGCACGAATTGGCGCACCACCTGTGCTCGCAGGACGGGCCAGCGCACGGGCACCAGTTCATAACGCTCTATCCCGAGCTGGCAGGGCTGGCGATGGGGCCGGAGGTGGAGTTCGTCCTACGCACCGTCTACGCCCGCGAGGGTGTGCGCTAG
- a CDS encoding DUF2786 domain-containing protein, with product MTEDKQLSRIAALLRQAEGTDNAHEAEAFMAAAQRLATATSIDLAVARAHSAKRDAQARPTQRTITIGEAGTRGLRTYVNLFALIAGANDVTCDVASNSTYVYAYGFAEDIDAVHALYASLVVQMVRASDTYIGSGAHRPTPTITARLNFQLAFGTRVGQRLSDARQEARAEAVKTEKRGTGTELVLRDKDIELHDFYKGASTARGRWRAVSAQAGYSSHARRAGDRAGRRARLGSSSELAGARGALEQN from the coding sequence GTGACAGAGGACAAGCAGCTCTCGCGGATCGCCGCTCTGCTCCGTCAGGCCGAGGGCACCGACAACGCGCACGAGGCCGAGGCCTTCATGGCGGCGGCACAGAGACTGGCCACCGCGACCTCGATCGACCTGGCGGTCGCCCGCGCGCACTCGGCCAAGCGAGACGCTCAGGCGCGGCCCACGCAGCGCACCATCACCATCGGCGAGGCGGGCACCCGCGGCCTGCGGACCTACGTCAACCTGTTCGCGTTGATCGCCGGCGCCAACGACGTCACGTGCGACGTCGCGTCCAACTCGACGTATGTGTACGCCTACGGCTTCGCCGAGGACATTGACGCCGTCCATGCGCTCTACGCCAGCCTCGTGGTCCAGATGGTCAGGGCCTCGGACACCTACATCGGTTCCGGTGCGCACCGGCCCACCCCGACGATCACAGCCCGCCTGAACTTCCAGCTGGCGTTCGGCACGCGGGTGGGGCAGCGGCTCTCCGACGCCCGGCAGGAGGCGCGCGCAGAGGCAGTGAAGACCGAGAAGCGCGGCACGGGAACCGAACTGGTGCTGCGTGACAAGGACATCGAGCTGCATGATTTCTATAAGGGCGCCTCGACGGCGCGCGGCCGGTGGCGCGCGGTGAGCGCACAGGCCGGTTACTCCTCGCATGCCCGTCGCGCGGGTGATCGTGCGGGGCGGCGGGCCAGGCTTGGCAGTAGTTCCGAATTGGCTGGTGCCCGTGGCGCATTGGAGCAGAACTGA
- a CDS encoding oxygenase MpaB family protein → MTLQENAVLPAAYAENLTNPAPAHTGVRNALRRWTGFDLTPSDEVVRQYGAGLWITDPVAERFVEEVYYGEIGPERGRALLDRALSEGIDAVEDAPESMRALFAEFDTLPLWADPELIEAGAAVWRRWGYDMGSIANAGTMDTYTEGWLATPLSLAGGYAGQGAMHRHLETSRWWLECARPGAALDRYSVARQITMKIRVMHVSVRRGVRQHPEWRREQWGEPISQSEMLLTLIAGSVAPGLGLWAVGYLTTRSEIVAALHFCRYLGYLLGVRCDDIYPETVADAVRILYHFDATRAYDGGDASRELVESFVPSFTPSPGSSPANRLRGLFHLQLQAGFTRLFMLPWNRRLYRIPTGWLGTAALVARAPFIAAIELARHAVPAVDRRWQDGKMRRWEHWIDWQSGARTHDFRDLSQMRR, encoded by the coding sequence GTGACCCTTCAGGAAAATGCCGTACTGCCTGCGGCATACGCGGAGAATCTGACGAACCCGGCACCGGCGCACACGGGAGTGCGGAATGCTCTCCGCCGATGGACGGGGTTCGATCTCACTCCGTCCGACGAGGTGGTGCGCCAGTACGGGGCAGGTCTGTGGATAACCGATCCGGTAGCCGAACGCTTCGTTGAAGAGGTCTACTACGGGGAGATCGGCCCGGAGCGCGGCCGCGCGCTCCTTGACCGCGCTCTCAGCGAGGGAATCGACGCCGTCGAGGACGCGCCCGAATCGATGCGGGCATTGTTCGCGGAGTTCGACACGCTGCCTCTGTGGGCCGATCCGGAACTCATCGAGGCCGGGGCCGCAGTGTGGCGGCGGTGGGGCTATGACATGGGCTCCATTGCCAACGCCGGCACCATGGACACCTACACCGAGGGCTGGTTGGCAACCCCACTCTCGCTGGCGGGCGGGTATGCGGGCCAAGGCGCGATGCATCGCCACCTCGAGACCAGCAGGTGGTGGCTGGAGTGCGCACGGCCCGGTGCCGCCCTGGACCGGTATTCGGTCGCCCGGCAGATCACCATGAAGATCCGCGTCATGCACGTCTCCGTGCGCCGTGGCGTGCGCCAACATCCCGAATGGCGCCGCGAGCAATGGGGCGAGCCCATCAGCCAATCGGAGATGCTGCTGACACTCATTGCCGGCAGCGTGGCACCCGGGCTCGGACTGTGGGCCGTCGGCTATCTCACAACTCGATCGGAAATAGTTGCAGCCCTACACTTTTGCCGCTATCTCGGCTATCTGCTCGGAGTGCGGTGTGATGACATCTACCCCGAGACAGTCGCCGACGCGGTACGGATTCTGTATCACTTCGACGCCACCCGCGCCTATGACGGCGGTGACGCCTCACGCGAACTCGTGGAGTCGTTCGTTCCGTCGTTCACGCCGAGCCCTGGCTCATCACCGGCCAATCGCCTCCGGGGACTGTTCCACCTGCAACTACAGGCGGGTTTCACGAGACTATTCATGCTGCCGTGGAACCGCAGGCTCTATCGGATCCCCACCGGCTGGCTCGGCACCGCGGCACTTGTCGCACGTGCACCGTTTATCGCCGCGATAGAACTCGCCCGTCACGCTGTCCCCGCGGTAGACCGCCGCTGGCAGGACGGAAAGATGCGGCGCTGGGAGCACTGGATCGACTGGCAGTCCGGCGCGCGCACCCATGACTTCCGCGACCTGTCACAGATGCGGCGCTAA
- a CDS encoding alpha/beta hydrolase, with the protein MQRAFDGADNVRIVYDTWTPAGTPRAVVVLSHGFGEHARRYDHVAQRFNDAGYLVYALDHRGHGRSGGKRVYLRDISEYTDDFGTLVDIAAREYPDLKRIVLGHSMGGGIVFAYGVDHQDRYDLMVLSGPAIAAQVGLPYVLTLVAPVVGRLMPGLPVQKLDVNAISHDPAIIAAYNADPLVHHGRVPAGIGRALLGVGKAMRQRAAGLKRPVLTMHGEDDRLTAPEGSVWLSESAPDATLKIWNGLYHEIFNEFDKELVLDEAVSWIDARLS; encoded by the coding sequence GTGCAGCGCGCCTTCGACGGCGCCGATAACGTGCGGATCGTCTACGACACCTGGACGCCGGCGGGAACGCCTCGCGCCGTCGTCGTGCTCTCGCACGGTTTCGGCGAGCATGCGCGTCGGTACGACCATGTCGCGCAGCGGTTCAACGACGCCGGGTACCTGGTGTACGCCCTGGATCACCGCGGCCATGGCCGTTCCGGTGGCAAGCGCGTGTACCTCAGGGACATCTCGGAGTACACCGATGACTTCGGCACCCTGGTCGACATCGCGGCACGCGAGTACCCCGACCTGAAGCGCATCGTGCTGGGACACAGCATGGGCGGTGGGATTGTCTTCGCCTACGGAGTGGACCACCAGGACCGCTATGACCTGATGGTGCTCTCGGGGCCCGCGATCGCCGCGCAGGTGGGATTGCCGTATGTGCTGACACTGGTGGCCCCGGTGGTGGGACGGCTGATGCCCGGGCTGCCGGTGCAGAAGCTCGATGTCAACGCGATCTCGCATGACCCCGCGATTATCGCCGCGTACAACGCGGACCCGTTGGTCCATCACGGCCGGGTGCCTGCGGGGATCGGCCGGGCACTGCTGGGCGTGGGAAAGGCGATGCGCCAGCGCGCCGCCGGTCTGAAGCGTCCGGTGCTGACGATGCACGGCGAAGACGACCGATTGACGGCGCCCGAAGGCAGCGTGTGGCTCTCTGAATCGGCGCCCGATGCGACGCTGAAGATCTGGAATGGCCTCTACCACGAGATCTTCAACGAGTTCGACAAGGAACTCGTGCTCGATGAGGCGGTGTCCTGGATCGACGCCAGGCTTTCCTGA
- a CDS encoding DUF3556 domain-containing protein — translation MGFLKPTLPVVDIAEWSKGTRAEKIRPMARHWAEVGFGTPVALHLFYVLKIGLYILGGWLSAMATTNGIDEWADFSAPIVFQKVVLYTMLFEVIGLGCGFGPLNNRFFPPLGSILYWLRPNTIRLPPWPRVPLTKGSARTPIDIALYAALLVILLVALFSQPAATGLLPIWQVATILGLLAISGLRDKVIFLAARGEVYGALTVTFLLSGADMIVAAKLIFVVIWMGAATSKLNHHFPFVISTMMSNNPLIRAKRLKRAFFEKFPDDLRPGRLSRFVAHVSTAIEMLVPIALFFSHGGWVTTIAAIVMVCFHLGILTAIPMGVPLEWNVFMIFGVLSLFVAHANIGLKDIEHPVPVLLLFAVSAGVVVAGNLLPHKISFLPGMRYYAGNWDTTLWCIKPSASAKIDKGIVAIASMPQAQMERFYGTEQAPLLMYIGYAFRAMNTHGRAMFTLAHRAMAGQNEDEYVITDGERICSTAIGWNFGDGHMHNEQLIAAMQERCQFEPGEVRIVLLDAQPIHRQTQQYRLVDAATGEFETGYVRVADMVSRQPWDDELPVHVNTR, via the coding sequence ATGGGATTCCTCAAGCCCACACTGCCCGTCGTCGATATCGCCGAATGGAGCAAGGGCACCCGCGCCGAGAAGATACGTCCGATGGCCCGGCACTGGGCCGAGGTGGGCTTCGGCACACCGGTCGCCTTGCACCTCTTCTACGTACTGAAGATCGGGCTGTACATCCTGGGCGGGTGGCTGTCCGCCATGGCGACCACCAACGGTATTGACGAATGGGCGGATTTCTCCGCGCCCATCGTCTTCCAGAAAGTGGTGCTCTACACCATGCTGTTCGAGGTCATCGGCCTCGGCTGCGGTTTCGGGCCACTTAACAACAGGTTCTTCCCCCCGCTGGGGTCAATCTTGTACTGGTTGCGCCCCAACACTATTCGCTTGCCCCCCTGGCCCCGCGTCCCACTCACCAAGGGCTCCGCACGCACCCCGATCGATATCGCTCTCTACGCGGCGCTCCTGGTGATCCTGCTGGTCGCACTGTTCTCGCAGCCCGCCGCGACGGGGCTGCTACCCATCTGGCAGGTGGCCACCATCCTCGGGCTGCTGGCCATCAGCGGCCTGCGTGACAAGGTGATCTTCCTGGCCGCCCGTGGCGAGGTGTACGGCGCCCTCACCGTCACGTTCCTCTTATCCGGGGCCGACATGATCGTCGCCGCCAAGCTCATCTTCGTCGTCATCTGGATGGGGGCAGCGACGTCAAAGCTCAACCACCACTTCCCCTTTGTCATCTCGACCATGATGTCCAACAACCCGCTCATCCGCGCCAAGCGGCTCAAGCGGGCGTTCTTCGAGAAGTTCCCCGATGACCTGCGCCCCGGACGGCTCTCCCGCTTTGTCGCGCACGTGAGCACCGCCATTGAGATGCTGGTGCCGATCGCGTTGTTCTTCAGCCATGGCGGCTGGGTCACCACCATCGCGGCCATCGTCATGGTGTGTTTCCACCTGGGCATCCTGACCGCCATTCCCATGGGTGTACCGCTGGAATGGAATGTGTTCATGATCTTCGGTGTGCTGTCGCTGTTCGTCGCGCACGCGAACATCGGCCTCAAAGACATCGAGCACCCCGTGCCCGTGCTGCTCCTGTTCGCCGTCAGCGCCGGTGTGGTTGTCGCAGGAAACCTATTGCCCCACAAGATTTCCTTCCTGCCGGGCATGCGGTACTACGCGGGAAACTGGGACACCACGCTGTGGTGCATCAAACCATCCGCCAGCGCGAAAATCGACAAGGGCATCGTCGCGATCGCCAGCATGCCGCAAGCGCAGATGGAGCGCTTCTACGGCACCGAACAGGCTCCCCTGCTCATGTACATCGGCTATGCGTTCCGCGCGATGAACACTCACGGTCGGGCCATGTTCACGCTCGCGCACCGCGCCATGGCGGGACAGAACGAGGACGAGTACGTCATCACCGACGGCGAACGGATCTGCAGCACCGCCATCGGCTGGAATTTCGGCGACGGGCACATGCACAACGAGCAGCTGATCGCCGCGATGCAGGAACGCTGCCAGTTCGAACCCGGCGAGGTGCGCATCGTGCTGCTCGACGCCCAGCCCATCCATCGGCAGACCCAGCAATACCGCCTCGTGGACGCTGCCACTGGCGAGTTCGAAACCGGCTACGTCCGAGTGGCCGATATGGTCAGCCGCCAGCCCTGGGACGACGAGCTGCCCGTGCACGTCAACACCCGCTAA
- a CDS encoding sigma-70 family RNA polymerase sigma factor encodes MTAQAIEDEFLSHTEQYRREILAHCYRMTGSIHDAEDLVQETYLRGWKAYDRFEGKSSVRTWLYRIATNTCLTALEGKQRRPLPTGLGAPSADPLDELDERAEIPWLEPLPDDATDPASIVGSRESVRLAFVAALQHLPAKQRAVLVLREVLQWKAQEVAEAIGSTTAAVNSLLQRARAQLQEVSPQEDNLLEPEDPMLREQLRQYINAFERYDVDAIAKMFTTEAIWEMPPFTGWYQGGQSIATLIKEQCPAEHAGDMRLIETSANGQPAIGLYMREGDGVHRPFQMHVLDVTQDGVAHVVCFFDISLFEKFGLPSELTDLET; translated from the coding sequence GTGACGGCACAAGCCATCGAGGATGAATTTCTTTCGCACACCGAACAATATCGGCGTGAGATTCTGGCCCATTGCTACCGGATGACGGGGTCCATCCACGATGCCGAAGACCTGGTGCAGGAGACCTACCTGCGCGGATGGAAGGCGTACGACCGGTTCGAGGGCAAGTCGTCGGTGCGCACCTGGCTGTATCGGATCGCCACCAACACCTGTCTGACGGCCCTGGAGGGCAAGCAGCGCCGGCCACTGCCGACCGGGCTGGGAGCCCCCAGCGCCGACCCGCTCGACGAGTTGGACGAACGCGCCGAGATCCCGTGGCTGGAGCCGCTGCCTGACGACGCCACCGACCCGGCCAGCATCGTGGGATCACGGGAGTCGGTGCGCCTGGCTTTTGTCGCCGCCTTGCAACACCTGCCCGCCAAGCAACGTGCGGTGCTGGTGCTGCGCGAGGTACTGCAGTGGAAGGCCCAGGAGGTCGCCGAGGCCATCGGCTCCACCACCGCCGCCGTGAACAGCCTGCTGCAGCGTGCCCGAGCGCAGCTGCAGGAGGTCTCGCCGCAAGAGGACAACCTGCTGGAGCCCGAGGACCCGATGCTGCGGGAGCAGCTCCGCCAGTACATCAACGCTTTCGAGCGCTACGACGTTGATGCCATCGCGAAAATGTTTACCACCGAGGCAATTTGGGAGATGCCTCCGTTCACCGGTTGGTATCAGGGCGGGCAGAGCATCGCCACACTCATCAAGGAGCAGTGCCCGGCCGAGCATGCCGGCGATATGCGCCTCATCGAAACGTCCGCCAATGGTCAGCCGGCGATCGGCCTCTACATGCGCGAGGGGGACGGGGTGCACCGCCCGTTCCAGATGCACGTCCTGGACGTCACCCAAGACGGCGTGGCCCATGTGGTGTGCTTCTTCGATATCTCACTGTTCGAGAAGTTCGGTCTGCCAAGCGAACTCACCGACCTCGAAACCTAG
- a CDS encoding M1 family metallopeptidase codes for MTHRILGIPAAVAVLVVGGGVAAVPAYATDTFTPGSPNGIDSYFPQDGNGGYRVTRYDLTLRFDPESTDVNGTMVIRAAATQNLSSFNLDYSDLGTVTASVDGRPAATEFSGEHEMTVTPQKGIRAGSSFTTTITYAFNEQQEAQERDLGALPGWVRSTSGGYAKGGEPDGAENWYPSNNTPVNKAPFKLTATVPSSWTAVAGGREGKATESGGWTTTTWNEPNPVAMYLVPFAVDHFSVFRSTLPSGTPVVSAFAPDAGSGDSEARLPEILTFLESKLGKYPHVAAGGIFADPIREDIAFSALETQTRPYYTFSRDTEEPGRLSTIVHENTHEWYGDLVSVEQWRDICLNECFASYLPWMWSEEKEGKSIDEHYRKTAEKIWDEDKVWGNLLYDMCPGDAECSADEVFNPLGVYGKGPLALHALRRTIGDKAFLEILRSWPSAHRWGNATWPQFEAYVQRVAGKDLSGFFTAWFHSVTRPSDQYLFPGSLAPR; via the coding sequence ATGACACACAGGATTCTCGGGATCCCTGCCGCTGTCGCGGTGCTCGTGGTTGGTGGCGGCGTCGCCGCGGTGCCCGCATACGCGACCGATACCTTCACGCCCGGATCGCCCAACGGCATCGACAGCTACTTCCCGCAGGATGGAAACGGCGGCTATCGCGTCACCCGGTACGACCTGACGCTGCGGTTCGACCCCGAGAGCACCGATGTGAACGGCACGATGGTGATCCGGGCCGCTGCTACCCAGAACCTGTCCAGCTTCAATCTGGACTACTCGGATCTGGGCACGGTGACGGCGTCCGTGGACGGCCGACCGGCCGCCACCGAATTCAGCGGCGAGCACGAAATGACCGTCACCCCGCAAAAGGGCATTCGTGCCGGAAGCTCATTCACCACCACGATCACCTACGCGTTCAATGAGCAGCAGGAGGCGCAGGAACGTGATCTTGGCGCGCTGCCCGGCTGGGTTCGCAGCACCAGCGGCGGGTACGCCAAGGGCGGCGAGCCCGACGGAGCCGAGAACTGGTACCCGTCGAACAACACCCCGGTGAACAAGGCCCCGTTCAAGCTCACGGCGACCGTTCCGTCCTCATGGACCGCCGTGGCAGGCGGCCGGGAAGGCAAGGCCACCGAGTCGGGCGGCTGGACCACCACCACCTGGAATGAGCCGAATCCCGTTGCCATGTATCTCGTTCCGTTTGCCGTGGATCACTTCTCGGTGTTCCGGTCCACGCTGCCCAGCGGCACCCCCGTGGTGAGTGCTTTTGCGCCCGACGCCGGTTCGGGGGATTCCGAGGCACGCCTGCCGGAGATACTCACATTCCTGGAATCCAAGCTCGGGAAGTACCCGCACGTGGCGGCCGGAGGCATCTTCGCCGATCCGATCCGCGAGGACATCGCCTTTAGCGCCTTGGAAACTCAGACGCGTCCCTACTACACCTTCAGCCGCGACACCGAAGAGCCAGGCCGCCTGTCGACGATCGTGCACGAAAACACGCACGAGTGGTACGGCGATCTGGTGTCGGTCGAGCAGTGGCGCGATATCTGCCTCAACGAGTGCTTCGCCTCCTATCTGCCGTGGATGTGGTCGGAGGAAAAGGAAGGCAAGTCCATCGACGAGCATTACCGCAAGACGGCGGAGAAGATCTGGGATGAGGACAAGGTCTGGGGGAACCTGCTCTACGACATGTGCCCGGGTGACGCCGAATGCAGCGCCGACGAGGTCTTCAATCCGCTGGGTGTGTACGGCAAGGGTCCGCTGGCGCTGCACGCGCTGCGACGCACTATCGGGGACAAGGCATTCCTGGAGATCCTGCGATCGTGGCCCTCAGCGCATCGGTGGGGTAACGCCACCTGGCCGCAGTTCGAGGCGTATGTGCAGAGGGTTGCCGGTAAGGACTTGTCCGGATTCTTCACCGCCTGGTTCCACAGCGTGACCAGGCCCTCGGACCAGTATCTGTTCCCGGGGAGTCTCGCGCCGCGGTAG